Proteins from one Fragaria vesca subsp. vesca linkage group LG6, FraVesHawaii_1.0, whole genome shotgun sequence genomic window:
- the LOC101297363 gene encoding uncharacterized protein LOC101297363 — translation MWTNFTKLFPGKVLKDQMWKCAKDTTMPYYLKDMEEMNDLNEDAYKWMTHEDRPPRHWCRPFFNTTSNCDIMDNNICESFNAVIVDARKKPPVTMFEEIRWKLMKRIQMRRQIMDKYEYNICPKPRDTLDKNKIRAVDCTLTFNGGDRFEVETIQGTKNVVDLRLRTCSCRRWDLTGIPCKHAVSAIYWKRESPEDYVAECYSKKTYMAIYSNFIYPINSTDMWSRCEGPTILPPSYSRMPGRPKSTKRKKDQSEKFKDASENTDPSNVAFVPKKPKRPPMTLNEMRAKARKNAKNQREKYVAAKATKLAATKSSSSTVRPLQVGGRPVQSAAAPTSRLTQNTVAPTSRPTQSSAALNSMSRQNAFASSTRASQRIRNRSVKGD, via the exons ATGTGGACCAATTTCACAAAACTATTTCCTGGAAAAGTTTTGAAGGATCAAATGTGGAAGTGTGCCAAGGATACTACAATGCCCTACTATCTTAAAGACATGGAAGAGATGAATGATCTTAATGAGGATGCCTACAAATGGATGACAC ATGAGGATAGGCCTCCAAGACATTGGTGTCGGCCATTTTTCAACACAACCAGCAATTGTGACATCATGGACAACAATATATGTGAGAGTTTCAACGCAGTTATCGTGGATGCTAGAAAGAAGCCTCCCGTTACCATGTTCGAAGAAATAAGGTGGAAGCTTATGAAAAGGATTCAAATGAGAAGGCAGATAATGGACAAGTATGAGTACAATATTTGCCCCAAACCAAGAGACACTTTGGATAAGAACAAGATTAGAGCTGTAGATTGTACTTTAACTTTCAATGGTGGGGATAGATTTGAGGTTGAAACCATTCAAGGAACCAAGAATGTTGTCGACCTAAGGCTGAGAACATGTAGCTGCAGGAGATGGGATTTGACTGGAATCCCTTGCAAGCATGCAGTTTCAGCCATCTACTGGAAGAGGGAATCCCCCGAGGATTATGTTGCCGAGTGTTATTCGAAGAAGACATACATGGCTATCTACAGCAATTTCATCTATCCTATTAACAGTACAGACATGTGGTCAAGGTGTGAGGGGCCAACAATCTTACCTCCTTCATATTCAAGAATGCCTGGTAGGCCGAAGTCGACAAAAAGGAAAAAGGATCAATCTGAAAAGTTTAAGGATGCATCTGAAAATACGGATCCCTCAAATGTGGCATTTGTG CCGAAGAAACCAAAGCGACCTCCTATGACTCTGAATGAAATGAGGGCAAAAGCAAGGAAGAATGCCAAGAACCAAAGG GAAAAATATGTTGCTGCCAAAGCTACAAAGTTGGCAGCAACCAAGTCATCCTCATCCACAGTAAGGCCTTTACAAGTTGGAGGAAGACCAGTCCAAAGCGCAGCTGCCCCAACTTCACGGCTAACCCAAAACACAGTTGCCCCGACTTCAAGGCCAACACAAAGCTCAGCTGCCCTAAATTCAATGTCAAGGCAAAATGCATTTGCATCTTCAACAAGAGCATCTCAAAGAATCAGAAATAGGTCAGTTAAAGGAGATTAG